One genomic segment of Hordeum vulgare subsp. vulgare chromosome 2H, MorexV3_pseudomolecules_assembly, whole genome shotgun sequence includes these proteins:
- the LOC123426189 gene encoding oxygen-evolving enhancer protein 1, chloroplastic gives MAASLQAAATLMPAKIGGRASSVRPSSHVARAFGVDAAARITCSLQSDIREVASKCADAAKMAGFALATSALLVSGASAEGAPKRLTFDEIQSKTYMEVKGTGTANQCPTIDGGVDSFPFKAGKYEMKKFCLEPTSFTVKAEGIQKNEPPAFQKTKLMTRLTYTLDEMEGPLEVGADGTLKFEEKDGIDYAAVTVQLPGGERVPFLFTVKQLVATGKPESFSGPFLVPSYRGSSFLDPKGRGGSTGYDNAVALPAGGRGDEEELAKENVKNASSSTGNITLSVTKSKPETGEVIGVFESVQPSDTDLGAKAPKDVKIQGVWYAQLESN, from the exons ATGGCAGCGTCTCTCCAAGCCGCGGCCACGCTGATGCCGGCCAAGATCGGCGGCCGGGCCTCCTCCGTGCGGCCGTCGTCGCACGTCGCCCGGGCGTTCGGCGTCGACGCTGCCGCCAGGATCACGTGCTCCCTGCAATCCGACATCAGGGAGGTCGCAAGCAAGTGCGCCGACGCCGCCAAGATGGCCGGCTTCGCCCTCGCAACCTCTGCCCTCCTCGTCTCT GGCGCAAGTGCGGAGGGGGCGCCCAAGAGGCTGACCTTCGACGAAATCCAGAGCAAGACCTACATGGAGGTGAAGGGTACCGGCACCGCGAACCAGTGCCCGACCATCGACGGCGGCGTCGACTCCTTCCCCTTCAAGGCCGGCAAGTACGAGATGAAGAAGTTCTGCCTGGAGCCCACCTCCTTCACCGTCAAGGCCGAGGGCATCCAGAAGAACGAGCCACCGGCCTTCCAGAAGACCAAGCTCATGACCCGTCTCACTTACACCCTTGACGAGATGGAAGGCCCGCTCGAGGTCGGCGCCGACGGCACCCTCAAGTTCGAGGAGAAGGACGGCATCGACTACGCGGCCGTCACAGTGCAGCTCCCCGGAGGCGAGCGCGTGCCGTTCCTCTTCACCGTCAAGCAGCTCGTCGCCACCGGCAAGCCGGAGAGCTTCAGCGGGCCCTTCCTCGTGCCCAGCTACAGGGGTTCCTCTTTCCTCGACCCAAAGGGCCGTGGTGGCTCTACTGGCTACGACAACGCGGTGGCGCTGCCCGCCGGAGGCAGAGGAGACGAGGAGGAGCTGGCCAAGGAGAACGTGAAGAACGCGTCCTCCTCCACGGGCAACATCACCCTCAGCGTGACCAAGAGCAAGCCGGAGACCGGCGAGGTGATAGGCGTCTTCGAGAGCGTGCAGCCGTCAGACACCGACCTCGGCGCCAAGGCGCCCAAGGATGTCAAGATCCAGGGTGTGTGGTACGCGCAGCTCGAGTCTAACTAG